In the Ornithinimicrobium pratense genome, GACGAACCGGTCGCCGGTGGCGAGCACCAGCCCCTCACCGGAGCTGACCGGAAGGTCCAGCGGCGGGCCGTCCGCGCGTCCGGTGACCGCCAGCACCGCCTCACCGGCGTAGTCGTGCTGGACCACGCGGCATACCTCGTGGGTGCCCTCGACCCCGGGACGGAGGCCGCCCGCGGTGCCGACGTTGACGATCTGCTCCGGCAGGGTCCCGGACGCAAGCAGCCGGCTGACCGCGATCGCAGCGCGCACCTTGCCGACCCCCGTGACGAGCACGGGGTGGTCGACGGTGAAATGGCGGGCCTCCTGCTCCAGCGCCACCACGATGAGGGTGGAGGAGGGGGTGAGTCGTCCGGCGAGATGCACGGCAGGTCCTAGCTGCCGAGGAGCGCGTCGAGGACGGCGGTGGCGGCGTGGCCGTCGCCGTAGGGGGTGGCGTCGGTAGCCGCGGGCTCGGGGCGCGAGGCAGCGCGGGCGATGTCGTCGGCGCTGGCGGTGCGGGGGTCGACGAGCGCGTTCCAGCCCAGTTCGACGGTCTCGACCCACTCGGTCTCGCTGCGCACGGTGGTGCACGGGGTGCGCAGTGCGAAGGCCTCCTTCTGCAGGCCGCCGGAGTCGGTGACCACGCCTCGGGCGGCGTCGACAGCGCCGATCAGAGCGGGGTAGGGCAGGGGGTCGCGCACGGTCAGCGAGCCACCTTCCAGACTCAGGCCCTGAGCCTGGGCACGGGCCCGCAGCCGGGGGTGGGCCAGCAGCACGACGGGGTGGTCGACCCGCTGCAGGCCGTGGACGATCCCGGCGAGCCGGGCGGGGTCGTCGGTGTTCTCGGCCCGGTGGATCGTGGCCACGGAGAAGTTGCCCCGCTCCAGGCCCAGGTCGGTCAGGACACCCGCGGTGTCGGTGAGCCCGGAGCGGACCTTCATCAGCACGTCCACCATGACGTCACCGACGAGGATCGAGCGTGCGGTCAGGCCCTCGGCGGCCAGGTGGTCCATCGCCACCTGGGTCGGGGCCAGCAGCAGGTCGGCGGCGTGGTCGGTGAGCACCCGGTTGTGCTCCTCGGGCATGGCCCGGTTGAAGGAGCGCAGCCCGGCCTCCAGGTGCGCCACCGGCAGGTGCAGCTTCACCGCGGACAGTGCCCCGGCCAGGGTGGAGTTCGTGTCGCCATACACCAGGACCCAGTCGGGGCGGTGCTCGGTGAGCACCTCGTCCATGCGGGCCAGGATCGCGCCGGTCTGGGCGCCGTGGCCGGCCGAGCCCACCTCCAGGTGCACGTCCGGGTCAGGGATCCCCAGGTCGGCGAAGAAGACGTCGGAGAGCATCGGGTCGTAGTGCTGCCCGGTGTGCACGATGACGTGCTCGACCTCCCGTCGGGCGCACTCGTCGGCGATCGGTGCGAGCTTGACGAACTGGGGGCGGGCGCCGACGACGGACAGGATCTTCATGGCCCCAGCCTAGGCAGGCACGAGGTATGCCGTGGCGCGCGGCTACGGTGGGGGCGTGCGCGTGCTGGTGGTGACGACCTGGTTCCCGACCCCGTCGTCGCCGACCACCGGGATCTTCGTGGCCCGGGACGTAGCCGCGATCGCGACCCGGCACCAGGTGGTGGTGCTGCACCTGGTGGCGCCGGGTCTGGCCGATGGTGTCCACGACGCCGGCAGCGACGTGAACACCGACGCCGGCACGGCGGGGCCGGACGGCGTGCACGTCGAGCGCCTGGTCATGGACCTGCGCCGCCCCGACCACATCCTGCGGGCGGCGCGGCGTATGCGCGCCCTCGCTGCCGGTGCGGATGTCGTGCACTCCATGGCGATCTCGGCGTTGCTGCCGTTCGCGGTGCGCCACCCGGGGCGAGGTTGGGTGCACACCGAGCACTGGTCGGGCCTCGGGGCACCGGAGACGCTGTCGACGCTGCTGCGGGCAGCGCGCCTGGCGGTGCGGCCGCTGTTGGCCCGGCCGGACGTCGTGGTGGTCGTCGGCGAAGGTCTCGCGGAGTCGGTCCGGGCGCTGCGCCCGGGGCCGGTTGAGGTCGTGCCCAACATCGTCACCGCCCCGACGACCCTGACGCCTCGCCGCGACGCTGGCGTCTCACTGGGTCGGCGAGGGCCCCTGGAACTGGTCGCTGTCGGTGGGCTGATTCCGCGCAAGGACCCGCTGACTGCGGTCGCGGCGACCGCCGAGCTGCGCAGCCGGGGGATCGATGCCGGACTGACCTGGGTGGGTGCCGGACCGCTGGAGGCGCAGGTGCGCGATCACGCGGGGCAACTGGCGGTGCCGCTGCGGCTCACCGGGTCGCTGCCCCCGCCCAGGTGGAGGTCGTGGTGTCGCACGCCGACATCTTCCTGCTGCCCACCCACGCGGAGACCTTCTGCCTGGCGGCGGCCGAGGCGCTGGCGGCCGGTCGACCGGTCGTTGTCGGCGACAGTGGTGGTCCCAGCGCCTTCGTCGCCCCTCCGCGGGGTGCTCTGGTGCCGCCCCGGGCCGGGGCGGCCGTCTGGGCGGACGCGGTCGAACAGGTGTGGAGCCAGGCTGCCGGGCTGACGGCGGAGCAGATCGCGCAGGACGTCCGGGTGCGCTACAGCCCCACCCGGTATGTCGATCGCCTGGCCGCGATCTACGCCCCCCTCGGCCAGGCGGAGCCGGGGAGCGACTCATCGTCGACCACGGGTGGGCACCCGGTGGTTGATCTGGTCATCGCCGTCCACTCCACGCAGCGCCGGGTCGAGCGGGCGGTGCGCTCGGTGCTCGACGGCTCACCCGGGGTGGACGTGCGCGTGACCCTGGTCGCGCACAACATCGGGGCCGAACAGGTTCGCGCGGTGCTCAGCGAGCAGTCCCGCGCCGACGAACGGGTGCGGGTGCTGGAGCTGGCTGACGGCATACCGAGCCCGAGCGGGCCGTTCAACGCCGGCCTGGACGCGGCGACCGCGCCGTGGGCGGCGATCATGGGCTCCGACGACATGCTGGCCCCGGGCGCGCTCGCCGGATGGCTCGAGGCGGTGGCCGGGATGAACCCGGCGGATCCGGTCGTGGTGATCCCCCCGTTGCGGCTCGCCGGTCGTACGGTGCCCACCCCGCAGCGTCGGCCGGGGCGCACCGGGCGACACCGCCGGCTGGACCTGGTGGCGGACAGGCTCAGCTACCGCTCGGCGCCTCTGGGCTTGCTCTCCCGCGGTGCCTTGGCCCTGCCCGGTGCCCGGCTGATGCCGCAGGTCCGGGTCGGGGGAGACGTGCCGATGGTCACCGCGCTCTGGGCGCAGGCGCACGTGGTCTACGCCGCGGGGGCACCGGCATACCTGATCCAGGAGGACGCGCCTGACCGGGTGACCTACGAACAGCGCCCGATCACCGAGCAGCTCGCCAGCATCGACGCCCTCTGGGGGACGCCATGGGTCATCGCCCTGACGCCCCGCCAGCGCCGATCGGTGGGCACCAAGGTGCTGCGCATCCACATCTTCGGGGCGATCCTGACCCGCCCGGACCCGCAGTGGTGGACGCCCGAGGAGCGGGTCGAGCTGGCCCGGGTGACCCGGCGGGTGCTGGCCGAGGCGCCCG is a window encoding:
- a CDS encoding nucleosidase, translating into MHLAGRLTPSSTLIVVALEQEARHFTVDHPVLVTGVGKVRAAIAVSRLLASGTLPEQIVNVGTAGGLRPGVEGTHEVCRVVQHDYAGEAVLAVTGRADGPPLDLPVSSGEGLVLATGDRFVAGGSERERVAQVADLVDMEGYAVAAAARAAGVPARLVKHVSDQADEDAGRTWSQGVDACARLLADWVHEHLP
- a CDS encoding glycosyltransferase → MSHADIFLLPTHAETFCLAAAEALAAGRPVVVGDSGGPSAFVAPPRGALVPPRAGAAVWADAVEQVWSQAAGLTAEQIAQDVRVRYSPTRYVDRLAAIYAPLGQAEPGSDSSSTTGGHPVVDLVIAVHSTQRRVERAVRSVLDGSPGVDVRVTLVAHNIGAEQVRAVLSEQSRADERVRVLELADGIPSPSGPFNAGLDAATAPWAAIMGSDDMLAPGALAGWLEAVAGMNPADPVVVIPPLRLAGRTVPTPQRRPGRTGRHRRLDLVADRLSYRSAPLGLLSRGALALPGARLMPQVRVGGDVPMVTALWAQAHVVYAAGAPAYLIQEDAPDRVTYEQRPITEQLASIDALWGTPWVIALTPRQRRSVGTKVLRIHIFGAILTRPDPQWWTPEERVELARVTRRVLAEAPGCADPLSLADGDVLRAVLDVGTPAAQLIARAHARRWHGSPRTLLPSSWRHVLHPEAPVRFMGASLIAARAR
- the wecB gene encoding non-hydrolyzing UDP-N-acetylglucosamine 2-epimerase, yielding MKILSVVGARPQFVKLAPIADECARREVEHVIVHTGQHYDPMLSDVFFADLGIPDPDVHLEVGSAGHGAQTGAILARMDEVLTEHRPDWVLVYGDTNSTLAGALSAVKLHLPVAHLEAGLRSFNRAMPEEHNRVLTDHAADLLLAPTQVAMDHLAAEGLTARSILVGDVMVDVLMKVRSGLTDTAGVLTDLGLERGNFSVATIHRAENTDDPARLAGIVHGLQRVDHPVVLLAHPRLRARAQAQGLSLEGGSLTVRDPLPYPALIGAVDAARGVVTDSGGLQKEAFALRTPCTTVRSETEWVETVELGWNALVDPRTASADDIARAASRPEPAATDATPYGDGHAATAVLDALLGS